In one window of Miscanthus floridulus cultivar M001 chromosome 12, ASM1932011v1, whole genome shotgun sequence DNA:
- the LOC136497726 gene encoding UDP-glycosyltransferase 79-like, with amino-acid sequence MGSTSATCTTSSSSSAARGAGGAHVLLLPYPGAQGHTNPLLEFGRRLAYHGLRPTLVTSRYVLSTTPPPGEPFRMAAISDGFDDGGMAACPDLDEYSRQLEAVGSETLAELIRSDAAEGRPVRVLVYDPHLPWARRVAKAAGVAAAAFLSQPCAVDVVYGEVWAGRLPLPVVDGKELFARGLMGVELGPDDVPPFAAKPDWFPVFLETTVRQFEGLEDADDVLVNSFHGIEPKEADYMALTWHAKTIGPTLPSFYLDDDRLPLNKTYGFDLFNSSESCLAWLDKQLPCSVVLVSYGTVSDYDEAQLEELGNGLYNSGKPFVWVVRSNEEHKLSNELRDKCKEHGLIVSWCPQLEVLAHKATGCFFTHCGWNSTLEAIANGVPMVAIPHWADQPTISKYMESMWGLGVRVRRDEKGLVTRDEVEKCIKDVMDGDRKDKYRMNATMWMQKAKEAMQNGGSSDKNIAEFAAKYSSNKFSKIVH; translated from the exons ATGGGGAGCACGAGCGCCACCTGCAccacgtcgtcttcctcctctgctGCCCGCGGGGCCGGCGGCGCACACGTGCTGCTCCTGCCGTACCCTGGCGCGCAGGGCCACACGAACCCGCTGCTCGAGTTCGGCCGCCGCCTCGCCTACCACGGCCTCCGCCCCACGCTCGTCACTTCCCGGTACGTGCTCTCCACCACGCCGCCTCCAGGGGAGCCCTTCAGGATGGCCGCCATCTCCGACGGCTTCGACGACGGCGGCATGGCCGCGTGCCCCGACCTCGACGAGTACTCGCGCCAGCTCGAGGCCGTCGGCTCGGAGACGCTGGCGGAGCTGATCCGCTCCGATGCCGCCGAGGGGCGGCCCGTGCGCGTGCTGGTTTACGACCCGCACCTGCCGTGGGCGCGGCGCGTGGCGAAGGCGGCTGGGGTGGCGGCCGCGGCGTTCCTCTCGCAGCCTTGCGCCGTCGACGTCGTCTATGGGGAGGTGTGGGCGGGGCGGCTGCCGCTGCCGGTGGTGGACGGGAAAGAGCTGTTTGCGCGCGGGCTGATGGGTGTCGAGCTCGGGCCCGATGACGTGCCGCCGTTCGCGGCGAAACCGGACTGGTTCCCTGTGTTCCTTGAGACGACAGTGCGGCAATTTGAGGGGCTGGAGGACGCCGACGACGTGCTCGTCAACTCATTCCACGGGATCGAACCCAAG GAGGCAGATTATATGGCACTAACATGGCATGCAAAGACAATAGGCCCAACCTTGCCATCATTTTATCTTGATGATGACCGTTTGCCGTTGAACAAGACTTACGGTTTCGACCTCTTCAACAGCAGCGAGTCATGTCTGGCTTGGCTTGACAAGCAGCTTCCGTGTTCTGTAGTTCTTGTATCCTATGGTACTGTCTCTGATTATGATGAAGCACAGTTAGAAGAGCTTGGCAATGGATTGTATAATTCTGGCAAACCATTCGTTTGGGTTGTGAGGtcaaatgaagaacacaagctgTCCAATGAACTCCGTGATAAGTGCAAGGAACACGGCCTTATTGTTTCTTGGTGCCCCCAGCTCGAAGTTCTAGCACATAAAGCCACAG GTTGTTTCTTCACACATTGTGGATGGAACTCGACACTAGAAGCAATTGCTAATGGTGTGCCAATGGTGGCAATACCACACTGGGCAGACCAGCCGACCATATCAAAATACATGGAGAGCATGTGGGGCTTGGGTGTCCGGGTGCGCAGAGATGAGAAAGGCTTGGTGACGAGGGACGAAGTGGAAAAGTGCATCAAGGATGTTATGGATGGGGATAGAAAGGATAAGTATAGGATGAATGCCACTATGTGGATGCAAAAGGCCAAGGAAGCCATGCAGAATGGAGGGAGCTCGGACAAGAATATTGCTGAATTCGCGGCAAAGTATTCATCAAATAAGTTTTCAAAGATAGTGCATTAG